GGCGTATCGAGAAGCTCCAGTGTATCGCCCATTTTTACCCATTGTTGCGCCTTGGTTACCGCTGGTCGATCACCAGTGGCTGCTACCGAGCGCTTGGACAAGCGGTTAATGAGGGAAGACTTGCCGACATTCGGGATACCCAAGATCATGATACGGATGGCACGACCTTGCATCCCACGCTCACTGCGCTTTGCCAGCATGTCAGCTGCTAGCTCCTTACACATTTCTGGCAGCTTGCTGACACCTTTTCCACTCAGGGCATCAATCGGCAACGTACGAATGCCTTGCTTGCGAAAATAAGCAATCCACTCATCTGTTGCCCGTTCATCTGCCAAATCTGCTTTGTTTAGTAATATCAAACGTGGTTTATCACTGACAATCTCGTCAATCATCGGATTTCGGCTGGAAAGCGGCAGACGTGCATCGAGAAGCTCGATGACTACATCGATTAATTTCAGCTTTTCCGTTACTTGACGACGTGCTTTAGCCATATGGCCAGGAAACCATTGGATCGTCATGATGTCTCACCTACCTTGAAGCTTTGCGTTATCTTGTCAAGCGAATTCCCGCAACCGGCCAAAAAGTAAATTCAGCTCTGCCAACAACCGTACTGACGGCAACAGGACCGATCGCTCTGCTGTCATGACTGTTCAACCTGTTGTCGCCCATCACAAAGATATGGTCTGCTGGTATTTGGACCGGGGGAAAATCGTGGGTAAAGAACGGCTCTCCCTGCTGCTTCGCTTGTTCTTTCGATTGTGCAAGATACGGTTCCTCTACCACTTTGCCATTGACAAGCAGCTGATCGTTTTTGACCTCTACTGTATCACCCTCAACA
This genomic stretch from Brevibacillus brevis harbors:
- the ylqF gene encoding ribosome biogenesis GTPase YlqF; the encoded protein is MTIQWFPGHMAKARRQVTEKLKLIDVVIELLDARLPLSSRNPMIDEIVSDKPRLILLNKADLADERATDEWIAYFRKQGIRTLPIDALSGKGVSKLPEMCKELAADMLAKRSERGMQGRAIRIMILGIPNVGKSSLINRLSKRSVAATGDRPAVTKAQQWVKMGDTLELLDTPGILWPKFEDQMVGLRLAASGAIKDELIDFTEVALFVISYMMHYYPERLIERFKLKELPEDRVEMLEEIGKKRGCLVSGGNIDYDKAAEIFLRELRSGKLGTISVERPIDWEMDEPIGKPVSFPE
- the lepB gene encoding signal peptidase I, with translation MSEEITSSHKKKNELWEWIKALGIALILAFLIRTFLFAPFIVEGESMESTLHNSEKLVVNKALYFLQDPKPGEIIVFHAEKERDYIKRVIAVEGDTVEVKNDQLLVNGKVVEEPYLAQSKEQAKQQGEPFFTHDFPPVQIPADHIFVMGDNRLNSHDSRAIGPVAVSTVVGRAEFTFWPVAGIRLTR